From Jiangella mangrovi:
CCGGCGCCGGGCCGGTCGCGACCCGCGGCGGCAGCGGGCGCACCTCGGCGACCCGGGCCAGGACGTCCTCGCGCATGCGTGGCGGCGGGGTGACGGCGGTGGCCGCGCCCAGCCGGGCTGCGGTCTCGCGCAGCTCGTCGACCTCGACCCGGCAGTCGGCACACCGCTCCAGGTGCGCCTCGAACCGGCGCGCCTCGTCGTCCGGCAGCGCGTGCAGCGCGTACGGCGCCGCGAGCGTGTGGATGCCGGCATCCGCGGGCTTGGTCATCGCCCCACCCCCATGCAGTCGCGCAGCCGGACCAGCCCGTCGCGCAGCCGCGTCTTGACGGTTCCGAGGGGCGCCTGCAGCAGCTGCGCGACCTCGCGATAGGTGTAACCGTCGTAGTAGGCCAGCGCGACCGACTCGCGCTGCAGGTCCGTGAGGGAATCGAGGCAGCGGCGCACCTGCTCGCGCTCCAGCGTCATCTCCACGTCGTCGGCCACGTGGTCGTAGGGCCGCTCGTCGTCGCGCCGGCCCACCCGGTCGTCGCGGTCGCTGTCGGCCTGCTCGCGGCGGACGCGGTCGACGGCGCGGCGGTGCGCGATGGTCATGATCCAGCCGCGGGCGCTGCCGCGGCCGGCCTGGTAGCGCGACGACGTGCGCCACACCTCGACCAGGACGTCCTGCGCGACCTCTTCGGCGAGCGCGCGGTTGCGCACCACCGTGGTCG
This genomic window contains:
- the sigK gene encoding ECF RNA polymerase sigma factor SigK, translating into MVTLRSVPAGEPDPESGDRLGRLLGRCARGDHAAFEQVYDAMAGPVLGIATTVVRNRALAEEVAQDVLVEVWRTSSRYQAGRGSARGWIMTIAHRRAVDRVRREQADSDRDDRVGRRDDERPYDHVADDVEMTLEREQVRRCLDSLTDLQRESVALAYYDGYTYREVAQLLQAPLGTVKTRLRDGLVRLRDCMGVGR